The segment TCCGAATCTGAAGCCAATCCTCGCGCTGCGTTGGAGAAGGGCAAAGAATATATGCTTGTCAGCGCAGCCGAGGCGACAGCCCCCCCTGCTCACTCTACGGCAGCCACTTCTCCTCCGGCAACAAACGGGCTTTCGACATCAGGTCACACAACCGACCAGGCCGAGGTTGACGATTTGGAACCCGTCACTCGAGCTCATATGCCCCGTGAACCTCCTACCTACACGGTAGGTTCACTATCACTCGACCTGCCTGCATTATCTCGAAAGAAGCAGGGTTCATGGACTGCCAGGTTCAAGGACTGGGCTCAGGTACTCTGCAAGCACAACCCGCACAACGCCTCTGCAATCACGCCTACAGTGGCGACGGACGCCTTTATCTATTACCTTGATACTCATAATAGTCGCCTGCGacaggcgaagaagaaggcagcAAAGCAAGCTGCCAAAAGTTTGCTACTTGCTGGCACGACAAAGACCGCAATTGGAGAAACCAAGTCTTCGACGGATGCTAGTCCGCATCAACCGGCTGCTAAGCCACCAGCGAAAACCCAAGGTGCAAACGACGGCTCACCAGAGGAGGGCGAGGTCTCTAGTAACGGCGGCCGTCCGGCACCAACGGAAATGAAGTACAAAACACAGAATGGCGACGTTTCCATAGTCAGAGAGGGGGTTCCAACTGGGCcagaggagctggagcaaCAGCGAAGATACTTCCCCTCGGCTGCTGATCCAAGCAGCATGTGTCTTTTGTGTGGCCTCGAGGGTCATAGGGCGATTCATTGCTCTCGCTCCAAATGCAGATTTTGCGACAGCTATGATCACTGGGACTTTTGCTGTCCCAGCATTCAAGAACGATGCGCCAAGTGCCGTCAATTGGGGCACAAGGCTGCCGCCTGTGTCGAAAAGCTGGCAATGACAACAGACGAGGGCCTGGCTTGCCTTTACTGCAAGTCTTCTGAGCATCTGGAGGACAGCTGCACAGATATCTGGCGATCATTTCACCCGGAGGAACAAACAATACACAAAGTAGTGTATTTGCCCAGTTCGTGCGCAGTGTGTGGTGGCAAAGACCACCTTTCAGGGGATTGCAGACATAGAAGAGGAGTCTGTTCCAACCCTACCTGGTCCTTACAAAACCGCAGCCTCTATATGGATTATAGCTGTGACGCGTTGTCGATCGAGGATGCCGCGAACCCTGAAGGCAACAGGAAGCCATTGCGGGCCCCGGAGACCAAGATTCGCGGACACGCTGCACGGACAGCCAATATCCATTACTCAGA is part of the Metarhizium brunneum chromosome 4, complete sequence genome and harbors:
- the AIR2 gene encoding Protein AIR2 gives rise to the protein MSAKNGNETPGDVIRLGDSDDESNYEPEIDQEPISQPAPQGMDSQLSTAGQKRPRNEADEGEAHGFPPAATVHEHVPSRHPKRAKLSTSPSNHTHQASEECEVDESESEANPRAALEKGKEYMLVSAAEATAPPAHSTAATSPPATNGLSTSGHTTDQAEVDDLEPVTRAHMPREPPTYTVGSLSLDLPALSRKKQGSWTARFKDWAQVLCKHNPHNASAITPTVATDAFIYYLDTHNSRLRQAKKKAAKQAAKSLLLAGTTKTAIGETKSSTDASPHQPAAKPPAKTQGANDGSPEEGEVSSNGGRPAPTEMKYKTQNGDVSIVREGVPTGPEELEQQRRYFPSAADPSSMCLLCGLEGHRAIHCSRSKCRFCDSYDHWDFCCPSIQERCAKCRQLGHKAAACVEKLAMTTDEGLACLYCKSSEHLEDSCTDIWRSFHPEEQTIHKVVYLPSSCAVCGGKDHLSGDCRHRRGVCSNPTWSLQNRSLYMDYSCDALSIEDAANPEGNRKPLRAPETKIRGHAARTANIHYSESDDSDIEFLGKKLPKAPKEGVGKSRKSSYIQLTLPQMMGSHAVNSFQPLADQPPLPPGPPPSGPLTGGQSSRHPPPPGARGYHSQPTAPPPSLPSKPPPSTRGYHSVPPPPLLPPTNANRSRGGHGDQGGRGGGGGGAGRGGRGRGRPRGRPRGRGR